The following is a genomic window from Pseudoalteromonas arctica A 37-1-2.
TAGAGGGATTTATTGCGTGTCAGAGCAAAAAAAAGCACCGCATAACGACGTTGATAAACCATTTCATTGGTCACAATTAAAAGAACGCGGCTCTATGCTTGGTATCGAAGTATTGGTATTTATATACAAGGTATTTGGTAAGTGGCTGTTTAAAATAGTTTTAACACCAGTTATGTTTTATTTTTACGTTACAGGTCGTTTATCTCGTCAAGCTATTTGGCACTATTTAGATAATCTTAATGTCAGTATGGGTGAGGATAAACGCACTGGTTGGGCGCGTTTTAAACAAGGTTTTAAGTTGTACTTCTCGTTTGGTATGGCAATTTTAGATAAATTTGATGCTTGGCTTGGTAAAGTAAATATTAAAGATTTAGAAATTGCTACACCAGAAGGTTATCAGCAATTACTAGAGGCTAAAGGCGCTGTTATTTTTAGTGCTCATTTAGGTAATATGGAAATTTGTCGTGCTATTTTTAGCATGGGAGATAACAAACGACCGCTTAACGTGATTACTTATAATGAGCATACACCTTCATTTAATAATTTTTTGAAGAAGGTTAACCAAGATGCAGCCATTAATTTTATTCATATCAATAACTTTGGTCCAGATGATACAATTAAATTAAAGCAAAAATTAGACGACGGTGAAGCCGTAATTATATTTGCTGACCGTACATCGGTTAATAACCCAAATAGTGTACATCATGTGCCGTTTTTAGGAGAAGATGCTCCGTTTGCTGTAGGTCCATTTGCTCTTGCAAACATTATGGAATGCCCTGTATTTTTAATGTTTTGTATTAATGAGCAAGGACGTTATAAAACGTACATTGAAAAATTTGCAGACCCTATCAAGGTTAAACGTAAAGAGCGTCAAGCGTATTTTCAGTCAATGGCTACTAAGTTCGCTCAACGACTCGAGTTTTATTGTAAAAAAGCGCCGTATCAATGGTACAATTTTTTTAATTTTTGGCCAAAAGCCACAGACAAAGATTCAAAGCCTAGCTAAATATCTGGAGAAGTAGTAAATGGAAAGTAATACATCAAGTCACCTATTATTTGGTGCAGGCCGTTTAACAATTGAAGACATTATCAGTGTTGTAAAAGATAAGCGCGGAGTTGCGCTTTCTGGTGATAGTCACTTTGCAAAAAAAATTGATTCTGCCGTCGCTTTTTTAGATAAGCTATTAGCTGAAGAAGGTCATATATACGGTGTAACAACCGGTTACGGTGATTCATGCACCGTTGAAATTCCTTTATCACTCGTTAATGAGCTGCCAATACACCTAACGCGTTTTCATGGTTGTGGCTTGGGTGATTTTTTTACGCCAGAGCAAGGTAAGCTTATTTTAGCAAGTCGTTTGGCGTCTTTGTCACAAGGTTATTCCGG
Proteins encoded in this region:
- a CDS encoding LpxL/LpxP family acyltransferase, whose product is MSEQKKAPHNDVDKPFHWSQLKERGSMLGIEVLVFIYKVFGKWLFKIVLTPVMFYFYVTGRLSRQAIWHYLDNLNVSMGEDKRTGWARFKQGFKLYFSFGMAILDKFDAWLGKVNIKDLEIATPEGYQQLLEAKGAVIFSAHLGNMEICRAIFSMGDNKRPLNVITYNEHTPSFNNFLKKVNQDAAINFIHINNFGPDDTIKLKQKLDDGEAVIIFADRTSVNNPNSVHHVPFLGEDAPFAVGPFALANIMECPVFLMFCINEQGRYKTYIEKFADPIKVKRKERQAYFQSMATKFAQRLEFYCKKAPYQWYNFFNFWPKATDKDSKPS